A region of Bradyrhizobium sp. SZCCHNS1050 DNA encodes the following proteins:
- a CDS encoding ABC transporter permease subunit yields the protein MMLQELRTTVLRDAVRPNIWDVVALVIVVGAMVLIVYGGEQTTQPLSALDTAPVSLDPANLPLYALRTTLRMLLAIACSLVFTFVYAALAAKSRRAEIVLIPLLDILQSVPILGFLTFTVVFFMNLLPGKVLGAELACVFAIFTSQAWNMTFSMYQSMRNVPKDLEEATRSFHLSGWQRFWRLDVPYAMPGLIWNAMMSMSGGWFFVVASEAITVGNTTVTLPGIGSYVALAIQQKDLAAIGAALLTMLLVITAYDQLLFRPIVAWADKFRFEQTASGNPPSSWMLDLFRRTRALRSLSVPFAAVNRAVSNLRINWPKTWSGPVRHAPPSQLVDGLWLAVVVLGCAYAGWKTYLYLSATLAPADVLSAIGYGLITLIRVVVLIGLASLIWVPVGVWIGLRPKLAERIQPLAQFLAAFPANLAFPVFVVLIVRFRLDANVWLSPLMILGTQWYILFNVIAGASAFPTDLREAAASLHLTGWRWWFKVVLPGIFPYYITGAITASGGSWNAAIVAEVASWGDTHLTASGLGAYIAAATERGDFPRVVLGIAVMCILVTLFNRLLWRPLYAFGERRLRLG from the coding sequence ATGATGCTTCAGGAGCTCCGGACCACAGTGCTGCGCGACGCCGTCCGTCCCAACATCTGGGACGTGGTCGCGCTGGTGATCGTGGTGGGCGCGATGGTGCTGATCGTCTATGGCGGCGAGCAGACCACCCAGCCGCTGTCGGCGCTGGATACCGCCCCGGTGTCGCTCGATCCGGCCAACCTTCCGCTCTACGCGCTGCGCACGACCTTGCGCATGCTGCTCGCGATCGCGTGCTCGCTCGTGTTCACCTTCGTCTACGCCGCGCTGGCGGCCAAGAGCCGGCGCGCCGAGATCGTGCTGATCCCGCTGCTCGACATCCTGCAGTCGGTGCCGATCCTCGGCTTCCTCACCTTCACCGTCGTGTTCTTCATGAACCTGCTCCCCGGCAAGGTGCTGGGCGCCGAGCTCGCCTGCGTGTTCGCGATCTTCACCAGCCAGGCCTGGAACATGACCTTCAGCATGTACCAGTCGATGCGCAACGTGCCGAAGGATCTGGAGGAGGCGACGCGCAGCTTCCACCTCTCCGGCTGGCAGCGCTTCTGGCGGCTCGACGTCCCCTATGCGATGCCCGGCCTGATCTGGAATGCGATGATGTCGATGTCCGGCGGCTGGTTCTTCGTCGTGGCCTCCGAGGCGATCACGGTCGGCAACACCACCGTCACCCTGCCCGGCATCGGCTCCTACGTCGCGCTGGCAATTCAGCAGAAGGATCTCGCCGCGATCGGCGCCGCGCTGCTGACCATGCTGCTGGTCATCACCGCCTACGATCAGCTGCTGTTCCGTCCGATCGTGGCCTGGGCCGACAAATTCCGCTTCGAGCAGACCGCCTCGGGCAATCCGCCGAGCTCGTGGATGCTCGACCTGTTCCGGCGCACCCGCGCGCTGCGCTCGCTGTCCGTCCCGTTCGCCGCGGTCAATCGCGCCGTCTCGAACCTGCGGATCAACTGGCCTAAAACCTGGAGCGGCCCGGTGCGGCACGCGCCACCGTCGCAGCTCGTCGACGGCCTCTGGCTCGCCGTCGTCGTTCTCGGTTGCGCCTATGCCGGCTGGAAGACGTACCTCTACCTCTCGGCCACGCTGGCGCCCGCCGATGTCCTCTCCGCCATCGGCTATGGCCTGATCACGCTGATCCGCGTGGTGGTGCTGATCGGGCTGGCGTCGCTGATCTGGGTCCCCGTCGGCGTCTGGATCGGGCTGCGGCCCAAGCTCGCTGAGCGCATCCAGCCGCTGGCGCAGTTCCTCGCCGCCTTCCCGGCCAACCTCGCCTTCCCGGTGTTCGTCGTGCTGATCGTGCGCTTTCGCCTCGACGCCAATGTCTGGCTGAGCCCGCTGATGATCCTGGGCACGCAATGGTACATCCTATTCAACGTCATCGCCGGTGCCAGCGCCTTCCCGACCGACCTGCGCGAGGCGGCCGCGAGCCTGCACCTGACCGGCTGGCGCTGGTGGTTCAAGGTCGTGCTGCCCGGAATCTTCCCCTATTACATCACCGGCGCCATCACCGCCTCGGGCGGCTCATGGAACGCGGCGATCGTCGCAGAGGTCGCGAGCTGGGGCGACACGCATCTGACGGCGTCGGGGCTCGGCGCCTACATCGCCGCGGCGACGGAGCGCGGCGACTTTCCGCGCGTGGTACTCGGCATTGCCGTGATGTGCATCCTCGTCACTCTGTTCAACCGGCTGCTGTGGCGGCCGCTGTATGCCTTCGGCGAGCGCCGGCTGCGGCTCGGCTGA
- a CDS encoding acyl-CoA synthetase, translating into MDSIVRRQTLGDLLRRSAARTPGKTAVICGEVSWTYAEFNAIVDRLAAGLATRGVGKGERVAILARNSHAFAALRFALARLGAVLVPINFMLKPEEVAYILKHAGARLLATDSGFAGVARAAKTLVPAVEQMIWLPSEGPSERQSDMIDFAELAASTATVPAVEIAGSDVAQIVYTSGTESLPKGAMLTHDAVIWQYVSCIVDAGIAADDVTLHALPLYHCAQLDVFFGPSIYVGATNIITAFPTPDNLLPLIAKYRITSFFAPPTVWISILRSPLFETTDVSTLRKGYYGASIMPVEVLRELAQRLPKVRLWNLYGQTEIAPLATMLGPEDQLRKPGSCGRAVLNVETRVVDDDMNDVAPGEVGEVVHRSPHLMLGYFHDDERTAAAFQGDWFHSGDLATIDGEGYITIVDRKKDMIKTGGENVASREVEEALYLIPEVSEVAVVGLPHPRWVEAVVAMVVVKSGCELTEAAVLEQASARLASFKTPKRIVFVDALPKNPSGKLLKRQLRETHSGLFAQG; encoded by the coding sequence ATGGATTCCATCGTTCGCAGACAGACGCTCGGTGACCTCCTGCGGCGGAGCGCGGCGCGCACGCCGGGAAAGACGGCCGTGATCTGCGGCGAGGTCAGCTGGACCTACGCCGAGTTCAACGCCATCGTCGACCGCCTCGCGGCCGGCCTCGCCACCCGCGGTGTCGGCAAGGGCGAGCGCGTGGCCATCCTCGCCCGCAATTCGCATGCCTTCGCGGCCTTGCGCTTCGCGCTGGCGCGGCTCGGCGCCGTGCTGGTGCCGATCAACTTCATGCTCAAGCCCGAGGAGGTTGCCTACATCCTCAAGCATGCCGGCGCGCGGCTGCTGGCGACCGACAGCGGCTTTGCCGGCGTGGCCCGCGCCGCCAAGACGCTGGTGCCGGCGGTCGAGCAGATGATCTGGCTGCCGTCGGAAGGTCCGAGCGAGCGGCAAAGCGACATGATCGACTTTGCGGAGCTCGCGGCGTCGACGGCGACGGTGCCTGCCGTCGAGATCGCCGGAAGCGACGTCGCGCAGATCGTCTACACCTCTGGTACGGAGTCGCTGCCGAAGGGCGCCATGCTCACCCATGACGCCGTCATTTGGCAGTATGTGAGCTGTATCGTCGATGCTGGCATCGCCGCCGATGACGTCACCCTGCACGCGCTGCCGCTGTATCATTGCGCGCAGCTCGACGTGTTCTTCGGCCCTTCGATCTATGTCGGCGCGACCAACATCATCACGGCGTTTCCGACGCCCGACAATCTGCTGCCGCTGATCGCGAAATATCGGATCACATCGTTCTTCGCGCCGCCCACCGTCTGGATCTCGATCCTGCGCTCGCCGCTGTTCGAGACCACCGACGTATCCACCTTGCGCAAGGGCTATTACGGCGCCTCGATCATGCCGGTCGAGGTGCTGCGCGAGCTGGCGCAGCGGCTGCCCAAGGTGCGGCTGTGGAATCTCTACGGCCAGACCGAGATCGCTCCGCTGGCGACGATGCTCGGACCCGAGGATCAACTGCGCAAGCCGGGCTCTTGCGGCCGCGCCGTGCTCAACGTCGAGACGCGGGTCGTCGATGACGACATGAATGATGTCGCACCAGGCGAGGTCGGCGAGGTCGTGCACCGCTCGCCGCATCTGATGCTCGGCTACTTCCACGACGACGAGCGCACCGCCGCCGCCTTCCAGGGCGACTGGTTTCACTCCGGCGATCTCGCGACCATCGACGGGGAAGGCTACATCACCATCGTCGATCGCAAGAAGGACATGATCAAGACCGGCGGTGAGAACGTCGCCAGCCGCGAGGTCGAGGAGGCGCTCTATCTGATCCCGGAAGTGTCGGAGGTCGCCGTCGTCGGCCTGCCGCATCCGCGCTGGGTCGAGGCCGTTGTGGCGATGGTCGTGGTCAAGTCCGGCTGTGAGCTGACCGAGGCGGCCGTGCTCGAGCAGGCTTCGGCCAGGCTGGCCTCGTTCAAGACGCCGAAGCGGATCGTGTTCGTCGATGCGCTGCCCAAGAACCCCAGCGGCAAGCTGCTGAAGCGGCAGTTGCGCGAGACGCATTCGGGGCTGTTTGCGCAGGGGTAA
- a CDS encoding hemolysin family protein encodes MLSVELAIIVVLIVVNGLLSMSELAIVSSRPARLAMLAEKGVSGARRALTLASDPGRFLSTVQIGITLVGVLSGAFSGATLGQRLTQSLLELGLSASVADIVGVGLVVTIITYATLIVGELVPKQLALRDPEAIAVRVAPAMQVLAKVSLPLVVLLDLSGKLILTLLGRSGEAEEKVSEAEIHHLVREAETAGVLEPGEKEMIAGVMRLGDRPVGAIMTPRPEVDVVDLNDDPKAIRELLARSPHSRLPVSDGERDRPIGVLQAKDLLAAYLRDETPDLRSLVREVPIIPSTVDARDVIAILKVAPVHMGLVHDEYGAFEGVVTAADILESIVGAFSSEQGPPEPACVRRDDGSLLVSGWMPLDEFADVLAIEVPPHRGYHTVAGLVLQHFGSVPEVGQSFELQGWRFEIIDLDGRRIDKILATRLAPEGGEPNVG; translated from the coding sequence ATGCTCTCAGTCGAACTCGCCATCATCGTCGTCCTCATCGTCGTCAACGGGCTGTTGTCGATGTCCGAACTCGCGATCGTCTCGTCGCGGCCGGCCCGGCTGGCCATGCTGGCCGAGAAAGGCGTGTCCGGCGCGCGGCGGGCGCTGACGCTGGCGTCCGACCCGGGGCGGTTCCTGTCGACGGTGCAGATCGGCATCACCCTGGTCGGCGTGCTCTCCGGCGCGTTCTCGGGCGCCACGCTCGGCCAGCGCCTGACGCAATCGCTGCTGGAGCTCGGCCTGTCGGCTTCCGTCGCCGACATCGTCGGCGTCGGCCTGGTCGTCACCATCATCACCTATGCCACGCTGATCGTCGGCGAGCTGGTGCCGAAGCAGCTCGCGCTGCGTGATCCCGAGGCGATTGCCGTCCGCGTCGCGCCGGCCATGCAGGTGCTCGCCAAGGTGTCGCTGCCGCTGGTCGTGCTGCTCGACCTTTCCGGCAAGCTGATCCTGACGCTGCTCGGCCGTTCCGGCGAGGCCGAGGAGAAGGTCTCGGAGGCGGAGATCCATCATCTGGTGCGCGAGGCCGAGACTGCCGGCGTGCTCGAGCCGGGCGAGAAGGAGATGATCGCCGGCGTGATGCGGCTCGGCGACCGCCCGGTCGGCGCCATCATGACGCCGCGTCCCGAGGTCGACGTCGTCGACCTCAACGACGATCCCAAGGCCATTCGCGAGCTGCTCGCCAGGAGCCCGCATTCGCGACTGCCGGTGTCGGACGGCGAGCGCGACCGCCCGATCGGCGTGCTCCAGGCCAAGGACCTGCTGGCGGCCTATCTGCGCGACGAGACGCCGGACCTGCGCAGCCTGGTGCGCGAGGTGCCGATCATTCCCTCCACCGTCGATGCGCGCGACGTGATCGCGATCCTCAAGGTAGCGCCCGTGCATATGGGGCTGGTCCACGACGAATACGGCGCGTTCGAAGGCGTCGTGACCGCGGCGGATATTCTGGAGTCGATCGTCGGCGCATTCTCGTCCGAGCAGGGTCCCCCCGAGCCCGCCTGCGTCCGCCGCGACGACGGCTCGCTGCTGGTCTCCGGCTGGATGCCGCTCGACGAGTTCGCCGACGTCCTCGCCATCGAGGTGCCGCCACATCGCGGCTATCACACCGTCGCCGGCCTGGTGCTGCAGCACTTCGGCAGCGTGCCCGAGGTCGGCCAGAGCTTCGAGCTGCAGGGGTGGCGCTTCGAGATCATCGACCTCGACGGCCGCCGCATCGACAAGATCCTGGCGACCAGGCTCGCGCCGGAGGGCGGCGAGCCGAATGTGGGGTAG
- a CDS encoding nitrate/sulfonate/bicarbonate ABC transporter ATP-binding protein, which produces MRDQVKDTSLIEIKSVSRLFPKGSGEDLVVLEKVDLTIRAGEIVGLLGRSGSGKSTLLRIIAGLVSPSSGEARCRGEIIAGPPVGVAMVFQSFALFPWLTVLQNVELGLEALGVDSAERRKRALAAIDLIGLDGFESAFPKELSGGMRQRVGFARALVVHPDLLLMDEPFSALDVLTAETLRTDLVDLWTDGRLPIKSVLMVTHNIEEAVLMCDRVLVFSSNPGRVAAEFRIDLPHPRNRLDPAFRQLVDSLYARMTQRPEPKLPSTASAGVGMVLNHVSSNSISGLIETLAGEPYNGHADLPVLAGHLQLEVDEIFPLAEALQLLRFAQLSEGDLTLTEDGRRFAHQETDERKKLFAKHLMENVPLMGLIRRVLDDRPSHAAPAARFRIELEDYMSEHYADETLHTIVSWGRYAELFAYDEQSETFSLENPH; this is translated from the coding sequence ATGCGCGACCAGGTCAAGGACACATCGCTGATCGAGATCAAGAGCGTCAGCCGGCTCTTCCCAAAGGGCAGCGGCGAGGATCTCGTCGTGCTGGAGAAGGTCGACCTCACGATCCGAGCCGGCGAAATCGTCGGCCTGCTCGGACGCTCCGGCTCGGGCAAGTCGACCCTGCTGCGGATCATCGCCGGCCTGGTGTCGCCATCCTCAGGCGAAGCACGATGCCGCGGCGAGATCATCGCCGGCCCCCCTGTTGGCGTCGCCATGGTGTTCCAGTCGTTCGCGCTGTTTCCCTGGCTCACCGTGCTGCAGAACGTCGAGCTCGGCCTGGAGGCGCTCGGTGTCGACAGTGCCGAGCGGCGCAAACGCGCGCTGGCCGCGATCGACCTGATAGGTCTCGACGGTTTCGAATCGGCTTTTCCGAAGGAGCTGTCCGGCGGCATGCGCCAGCGCGTCGGCTTTGCCCGCGCGCTCGTCGTGCATCCTGACCTCCTGCTGATGGATGAACCGTTCTCGGCGTTGGACGTGCTGACCGCCGAGACGCTGCGCACCGACCTCGTCGATCTCTGGACCGACGGCCGGCTGCCGATCAAGTCGGTGCTGATGGTGACGCACAACATCGAGGAAGCGGTGCTGATGTGCGACCGCGTCCTGGTGTTCTCGTCCAATCCCGGCCGCGTCGCCGCCGAGTTCAGGATCGACCTGCCGCATCCGCGCAACCGGCTCGATCCCGCGTTCCGCCAGCTCGTCGACAGTCTCTATGCCCGCATGACGCAGCGGCCCGAGCCGAAGCTGCCGAGCACCGCCAGCGCCGGCGTGGGCATGGTGCTCAACCACGTCTCCTCGAACTCGATCTCCGGCCTGATCGAGACGCTAGCCGGCGAACCCTATAATGGGCATGCCGACCTGCCGGTGCTGGCGGGCCATCTGCAGCTCGAGGTCGACGAGATCTTTCCGCTGGCCGAGGCGCTGCAGCTCTTGCGCTTCGCCCAGCTCAGTGAAGGCGACCTGACCTTGACCGAGGACGGACGGCGGTTCGCCCATCAGGAGACCGACGAGCGCAAGAAGCTGTTCGCGAAGCATTTGATGGAGAACGTGCCGCTGATGGGGCTGATCCGCCGCGTGCTCGACGACCGCCCCTCGCACGCCGCTCCGGCTGCGCGCTTCCGCATCGAGCTCGAGGACTACATGTCCGAGCACTACGCCGACGAGACCTTGCACACCATCGTGTCATGGGGCCGCTATGCCGAGCTGTTCGCCTATGACGAGCAGTCAGAGACCTTCAGCCTGGAGAACCCGCATTGA
- a CDS encoding FMN-binding glutamate synthase family protein gives MDTLLLPFSPRFIVLTICATATALLLILGIYDRKIFDLVLIPLLIFGALTLLGVRDLMQKSHAVLRNYPIAAHLRFLLEEMRPEMRQYFFESEKDGMPFSRDTRAVVYQRAKMVLDKRPFGTQEDVYREGYEWMHHSMSPKPRAEEKYRITIGGPDCAKPYSASVFNISAMSFGALSPNAVRALNGGAKRGGFAHDTGEGGFSPYHAEMGGDIIWEIGSGYFGCRRHDGTFDPDAFARVAAAEQIKMVELKISQGAKPGHGGVLPAAKVSEEISKIRGVAMGEDCISPAAHRAFSTPTGMMQFIGEMRRLSGGKPAGFKLCIGHPWEFLAICKAMLETGIYPDFIVVDGNEGGTGAAPLEFMDHLGMPMREGVNFVHNALVGLNVRDRIKIGASGKIATAFDMARAMSIGADWCNSARGFMFALGCIQSLSCHTDRCPTGVATQDPTRARALVVPHKLDRVYNYHHATLHALAELLAAAGLEHPQDLRPIHFSQRTSTTDVSSFAKLYPSLRPGELLEGTQDVRFRDAWAMARADTFAAVQ, from the coding sequence ATGGATACGCTGCTGCTCCCGTTTTCGCCGCGCTTCATCGTGCTGACGATCTGCGCCACGGCGACCGCTTTGCTGCTGATCCTCGGCATCTACGACCGCAAGATCTTCGATCTCGTCCTGATCCCGCTGTTGATCTTCGGCGCGCTCACCCTGCTCGGCGTGCGCGACCTCATGCAGAAGAGCCACGCGGTGCTGCGCAACTACCCGATCGCGGCACACCTGCGTTTCCTGCTCGAGGAGATGCGGCCTGAGATGCGGCAGTATTTCTTCGAGAGCGAGAAGGACGGCATGCCGTTCTCGCGCGACACCCGTGCGGTGGTCTATCAGCGCGCCAAGATGGTGCTCGACAAGCGCCCGTTCGGCACCCAGGAAGACGTCTACCGCGAGGGCTATGAATGGATGCACCATTCGATGTCGCCCAAGCCGCGTGCGGAGGAAAAATACCGCATCACCATCGGCGGCCCCGACTGCGCAAAACCCTATTCCGCCTCGGTGTTCAACATCTCGGCGATGAGCTTTGGCGCCCTGAGCCCGAATGCGGTGCGCGCACTCAATGGTGGCGCCAAGCGCGGCGGCTTCGCGCACGACACCGGCGAGGGCGGCTTCAGCCCGTACCATGCCGAGATGGGCGGCGACATCATCTGGGAGATCGGATCCGGCTATTTCGGCTGCCGCCGCCATGACGGCACGTTCGACCCCGACGCGTTCGCGCGGGTCGCAGCCGCCGAGCAGATCAAGATGGTCGAGCTCAAGATCAGCCAGGGCGCCAAGCCCGGCCACGGCGGCGTGCTGCCGGCGGCGAAGGTGTCCGAGGAGATCTCCAAGATCCGCGGCGTCGCGATGGGCGAGGACTGCATCTCGCCGGCGGCGCACCGCGCGTTCTCGACGCCAACCGGGATGATGCAGTTCATCGGCGAGATGCGGCGGCTGTCGGGCGGCAAGCCGGCCGGCTTCAAGCTGTGCATTGGCCATCCCTGGGAGTTCCTTGCGATCTGCAAGGCGATGCTGGAGACCGGCATCTATCCCGACTTCATCGTGGTCGACGGCAATGAGGGCGGCACCGGCGCGGCGCCGCTGGAGTTCATGGACCACCTCGGCATGCCGATGCGCGAGGGCGTCAATTTCGTGCACAATGCGCTGGTCGGGCTGAACGTCCGCGATCGTATCAAGATCGGCGCCTCCGGCAAGATCGCCACCGCCTTCGACATGGCGCGCGCGATGTCGATCGGCGCCGACTGGTGCAACTCGGCGCGCGGCTTCATGTTCGCGCTCGGCTGCATCCAGTCCTTGAGCTGCCACACCGACCGCTGCCCGACGGGCGTCGCGACGCAGGATCCGACGCGCGCCCGCGCGCTGGTCGTGCCGCACAAGCTCGACCGCGTCTACAACTATCATCACGCGACCCTGCATGCGCTGGCCGAGCTGCTCGCCGCCGCCGGCCTCGAGCATCCGCAGGATCTGCGGCCCATCCACTTCTCACAGCGGACGTCGACCACCGATGTCTCCTCCTTTGCCAAGCTGTATCCATCGCTGCGGCCGGGCGAACTGCTCGAGGGCACCCAGGACGTCCGCTTCCGCGACGCCTGGGCGATGGCGCGAGCCGATACGTTTGCGGCGGTGCAGTGA
- a CDS encoding cupredoxin domain-containing protein produces MLSGRITLVSVVVLAAMSVPARAATIRILVDKLEFSPAVASAKVGDTVEWVNKDALAHTATARDGAFDVTLPPSKTVSSVLKKAGTVDYYCRFHPNMKATLTIAP; encoded by the coding sequence ATGCTGTCGGGACGCATCACTCTCGTGAGTGTGGTTGTGCTCGCCGCCATGAGCGTTCCGGCGCGCGCTGCCACGATCCGGATCTTGGTGGACAAGCTCGAATTCTCGCCGGCCGTGGCTTCGGCCAAGGTCGGCGATACCGTCGAATGGGTCAACAAGGATGCGCTGGCTCATACGGCCACGGCGCGGGATGGCGCCTTCGATGTCACTTTGCCGCCGAGCAAGACGGTGAGCTCGGTCCTCAAGAAGGCGGGCACGGTCGACTACTACTGCCGCTTTCATCCCAACATGAAGGCGACACTGACCATCGCGCCGTGA
- a CDS encoding DUF4142 domain-containing protein, whose product MFKHIGTIALALCLTSSAALSQGAKLSDPQIAHIAYTAGEIDIKAAKQALDKSGSKEVKEFAQGMVRDHEAVNKQALALVKKLKVTPEDNDTSRALSKQASEKLDELSKLKGAAFDKAYIANEVAYHKTVNGALETQLIPSATNAELKELLQTGLKLFQGHEQHAEHVAADLK is encoded by the coding sequence ATGTTCAAGCATATCGGTACGATCGCCCTCGCGCTCTGCCTCACGAGCAGCGCCGCCCTGTCGCAGGGCGCCAAGCTCAGCGATCCGCAGATCGCGCATATCGCCTACACCGCCGGCGAAATCGACATAAAGGCGGCGAAGCAGGCCTTGGACAAGTCCGGCAGCAAGGAGGTCAAGGAGTTCGCGCAAGGCATGGTGCGGGACCACGAGGCGGTCAACAAGCAGGCCCTCGCCCTGGTCAAGAAGCTGAAAGTGACGCCGGAAGACAACGACACCAGCCGCGCGCTGTCGAAGCAGGCGAGCGAGAAGCTCGACGAGCTCAGCAAGCTCAAGGGCGCGGCATTCGACAAGGCCTATATCGCCAACGAGGTCGCCTACCACAAGACGGTGAACGGCGCGCTGGAGACGCAGCTCATTCCGTCCGCAACCAACGCCGAGCTGAAGGAGTTGCTGCAGACCGGCCTGAAGCTCTTCCAGGGCCACGAGCAGCACGCCGAGCATGTCGCGGCGGATCTGAAGTAG
- a CDS encoding RNA polymerase sigma factor → MPWTTATTVSAATSGENDLIRRAKARDEAAIRAILQANNRRLFRIARGILRNDSEAEDVVQETYVRALTHLDAFRGQSSLSTWLVRIAMNEAMGRLRGRRPALQLDAERENKPRAEVIQFPATSSDPEKSVAQRQIQAVVERAIDDLSEPFRLVFIARVIEEMSIDETADLLGLKPETVKTRLHRARGMLRENVEKEIGPVLLDAFPFAGPRCERLTEAVLDRLRRPT, encoded by the coding sequence ATGCCTTGGACCACAGCGACCACGGTCTCCGCGGCGACGAGCGGCGAGAATGACCTGATCCGACGGGCGAAAGCCCGCGACGAGGCGGCCATTCGGGCCATCCTGCAGGCCAACAATCGCCGCCTGTTCCGGATCGCCCGCGGCATCCTGCGCAACGACAGCGAGGCGGAGGACGTCGTGCAGGAAACCTATGTCCGCGCACTCACCCACCTGGACGCGTTTCGCGGCCAGTCCAGCCTGTCGACGTGGCTGGTTCGCATCGCGATGAACGAGGCGATGGGGCGGCTGCGCGGGCGGCGACCGGCACTGCAACTGGATGCGGAGCGAGAGAACAAGCCTCGGGCCGAGGTCATCCAATTTCCCGCCACGTCGAGCGATCCGGAGAAGTCGGTGGCGCAGCGCCAGATCCAGGCCGTTGTCGAACGGGCGATCGATGACCTGTCCGAGCCGTTTCGCCTGGTGTTCATCGCCCGCGTGATCGAGGAGATGAGCATCGACGAGACGGCGGACTTGCTCGGATTGAAGCCCGAGACCGTGAAGACGCGCCTGCATCGCGCCCGCGGCATGTTGCGCGAGAACGTCGAAAAAGAGATCGGTCCCGTCCTTCTGGACGCGTTTCCCTTCGCCGGCCCGCGTTGCGAGCGGCTGACCGAGGCCGTGCTCGATCGTCTTCGACGTCCGACCTGA